Below is a genomic region from Candidatus Krumholzibacteriia bacterium.
TTTGAAATGCTTCAGGGGCATCACTGTTCTCCCTTGTTGGCCAGATCCTCAAAGGCTTCAATGATCTTGCGAACCAGGTGATGGCGAACCACATCACCGGTATCGAGGGTGACGAAGGAGATGCCCTCAATTTCGGACAAAAGCTTTCTTGCCTGAACCAGTCCGGAGTCCCCGGGCAGGTCCAGATCGATCTGGGTGATGTCTCCCGTAATCACCGCCCGGCTTCCGCTTCCCAGACGAGTGAGGAACATCTTCATCTGCGTGGACGTCGTATTCTGTGCTTCATCCAGAATGACAAAGGCCGAGTTGAGGGTGCGCCCTCTCATGTAAGCAAGGGGGATGGCCTCAATTACACCCGACTCCATCAACTGCCGGGTCTTCCGGTTTCCCACCAGGTCGACCAATGCATCCTGAAGGGGCTGGATGTAAGGATTGATCTTTTCCTGAAGATCGCCCGGCAAAAAGCCGAGACTTTCCCCCGCTTCCACCGCCGGTCGCACAAGGATCAGTCGCTCCACCTCTCGTGAACGAAGAAGGTTCAGAGCGTAGGCAACGGCCAGGTAGGTCTTGCCGGTTCCGGCCGGGCCGATGGCAAAAACCATCTCGTGGGTCTGCATAGCTTCGGCATAGAGTTTCTGCCCATAGGTTTTCGGTTTGACATCCCCATTGCCACGGGACTCAAAGAGAGTGCTGTCGAGATTCTGCAGTCGTGTTTCCGCCTGTTCGCGGTGAAGGCCCAAAGCATAATGCACATCCTGATCACTGAGGGAGCGTCCGCTGCGGATCAGTTCCATCAGGTCCAGAATGACCTGTCGCATTTCTTCCACGGCCTGCCGCGACCCGGTCAAGGTCAACTTGTCCCCGCGCACGGTGATTCGACCTGGAAAATCGCCTTCGAGAATGCGCAGATTGCTGTCTCCCACGCCCAAGAGGTTCAGGGCATCGATATCAGCGATGGACACAATCTCCTGATGTTCTTTCGGCATATCCCCTCAAGAAGAAAACTCCCGGCAACCCGAAGGGCGCCAGGAGTTCTGAGTTTCCGTGCCCGCGCGAAGGCCCCTTGCGTTCACGCTAACGCGGGATATCAAAGACCTGCTTGGGGTAGATCAGATCAGGATCCTTGATCTGGTCCTTGTTGGCCTCGTAGATCTTCGTCCACTCGACCGCGTTGTCATAGACTTCCCAGTAGCCGGCGATTCTCCAGAGACACTCACCCTTGATCACTTCATGAGCTCCGGGCCAGTCCCGGGGGATCGAGAAAACCTGCTCGGGGTAGATCAGGTTCGGGTTTTTGATCTGGTCGCGGTTGGCACGATAGATCCTCGTCCACTTCACAGGATCGGCATAGATCTTTTCCTTGCCACTGATCTTCCAGAGGCAGTCACCGCGGACGACCTGATACTTGAGTGGCAGGGACTCGAAGTACTCGATTTCCTTTTCAATCACATCCTGCCTGGAGTCAATCCGGGTCTGCAGGGAAGCCAGTCTTGCGATGGCGGCGTCGAGATTCGCCTTGCCTGCATCACTACCCTTGTCTGCCGTTGCACTGCGGTCTTCAAGAGCCGACAGTTCCGTCGCGAGTTCATCGCAGTAGGCATCCCGCTGGTCCATCTGAAGGGACTGGAACTCTTCCTCGCTGTAGAAATCCCCGGTGGAGACATCTGCTGTGCGGGTGATCTTCTTCGCACAACCGGAGAGAAGAAGTCCCAGAACCAGGATTGATACGATCCAGAGTCGATTACGCATCATCGAATTCCTCCCGCCTGGCGGCCACTTCCCTTTTTCAGTTCCTCAAGTTTTGCTTTCAAGGCGTCGAGATCCTCTTCGCTCTTGATCTTCCCCTGCAACTCCGCCAGTTCAGCACGGATGTTCTTCAGTTCCGCCTGAACCTCTGCAAGAGCCTCCTCGGCAGCGAGAGCCGTCTCCCGTGCTTCCGTCACCTGGGAAACTTCCGTGTCGCAGGGAGGGGGAGGGCAGGCACAGCCGACAAGAATCATGGCCAGCAGGAGAAGAATCCCCGCCGAAATCGTCTTTTTGCCGCTCATTTTCAAGGCCCGTCTCCTTTGTGATGCCAAGTCCCGTATTGATAAAAGTTTAGCACACCTGTTCCTGCCTGCAAGCTAGAAGATCCCCCGGAGGCTGTCAAGAAAAACATCCGGGAAAGACTCTTGGCTATCTCCTTGACAGGCAATTACTTAGAGTCTTCCAGGGGGGAAATGTGCAATTCCTTCCACTGTTCCCCGGAAATCTCCGAAGGGGAGTCCACCATGAGGCTCTTCGCCTGCAGGGTCTTGGGAAAGGCAATGTAATCCCGGATGGAATCTCCCCCGTCGAGAACCATCAGAAGCCGGTCAAGCCCGGGGGCAATTCCCCCGTGGGGCGGAGCGCCGTAATCGAAGGCTCCGAGCAGGAAGCCGAAGCGTTTCTGGGCTTCCTCACGGTCGATTCCCACCACGCTCATGACCTTCTCCTGAAGATCCCGGCGATGGATACGAATACTTCCGCTCGCAAGTTCCACACCGTTGCACACCAGATCGTAAAGCTGGCCATGCACCCGTCCGGGATCGCTGTCCAGATACTCCATGTCCTCAGGTCTCGGCATGGTGAAGAGGTGATGCATGGCTCTCCACTCCCCTGAATCTTCCACCTGCTCGAACATGGGGAAGCGATGCACCCAGAGGAAGCGGAACTCGCCCCGGACAATCAAGTCCAGTTTGCGGGCAAGCTGGTTGCGTACGGCACCCATGGCCGAACAGCTGGTCTCCCAGCGGTCGGCCACCATGAGAAGAAGATCCCCGTCTTCCATTCCCGTTGCCGTCCGAAGCCTGTCGGCGATCTCACCCTCGAAAAACTTGGAGACGCCTCCCTTGAAGGCGCCCTCCTCCTGCTTCATCCAGGCCAGTCCCTTCGCACGGTAGGTCTTGGCAGCCTTTTCCAGTCCCTCAATTTCCTTTCGGGAGAAAGTGGCTCCTTGCGGAACACGGATTCCCCTCACCGCTCCCCCGGACTCCATCACGGAACGAAAAGCCTGAAACTCGCAATCAGCAGCGATCTCTCCAAGGTCCATCAGTTCGAGCCCAAAGCGAAGATCCGGCTTGTCGCTCCCATAGAGATCCATGACCTCATGAAAGCTCATGCGGGGAAAAGGGATCTCCAGATCACGATCCAGCACTTCCCGGAACACGGAGTGAAGCATTCC
It encodes:
- a CDS encoding PhoH family protein; the encoded protein is MPKEHQEIVSIADIDALNLLGVGDSNLRILEGDFPGRITVRGDKLTLTGSRQAVEEMRQVILDLMELIRSGRSLSDQDVHYALGLHREQAETRLQNLDSTLFESRGNGDVKPKTYGQKLYAEAMQTHEMVFAIGPAGTGKTYLAVAYALNLLRSREVERLILVRPAVEAGESLGFLPGDLQEKINPYIQPLQDALVDLVGNRKTRQLMESGVIEAIPLAYMRGRTLNSAFVILDEAQNTTSTQMKMFLTRLGSGSRAVITGDITQIDLDLPGDSGLVQARKLLSEIEGISFVTLDTGDVVRHHLVRKIIEAFEDLANKGEQ
- a CDS encoding LysM peptidoglycan-binding domain-containing protein, which translates into the protein MMRNRLWIVSILVLGLLLSGCAKKITRTADVSTGDFYSEEEFQSLQMDQRDAYCDELATELSALEDRSATADKGSDAGKANLDAAIARLASLQTRIDSRQDVIEKEIEYFESLPLKYQVVRGDCLWKISGKEKIYADPVKWTRIYRANRDQIKNPNLIYPEQVFSIPRDWPGAHEVIKGECLWRIAGYWEVYDNAVEWTKIYEANKDQIKDPDLIYPKQVFDIPR
- the aspS gene encoding aspartate--tRNA ligase, which codes for MSRQDNLGDWKKTKGCGELRSGDEGAELTLMGWVQRSRDHGGLTFMDLRDSSGICQLVFQDEGDLRVAEIRSEWVIAVRGTVRLRPEGMRNADMPSGDVEVLVSELKVLNESLTPPFPIENFHQGEVSEDLRLQYRYLDLRRKEMQERIRFRHRLVLAVRNYLSEQGFREIETPMFIRSTPEGARDYVVPSRVHPGKFYALPQSPQLYKQLLMVAGYEKYFQLARCFRDEDLRGDRQPEHTQIDMEMSFVTEDDVFEVIEGMLHSVFREVLDRDLEIPFPRMSFHEVMDLYGSDKPDLRFGLELMDLGEIAADCEFQAFRSVMESGGAVRGIRVPQGATFSRKEIEGLEKAAKTYRAKGLAWMKQEEGAFKGGVSKFFEGEIADRLRTATGMEDGDLLLMVADRWETSCSAMGAVRNQLARKLDLIVRGEFRFLWVHRFPMFEQVEDSGEWRAMHHLFTMPRPEDMEYLDSDPGRVHGQLYDLVCNGVELASGSIRIHRRDLQEKVMSVVGIDREEAQKRFGFLLGAFDYGAPPHGGIAPGLDRLLMVLDGGDSIRDYIAFPKTLQAKSLMVDSPSEISGEQWKELHISPLEDSK